One genomic region from Pseudoduganella lutea encodes:
- a CDS encoding nuclear transport factor 2 family protein gives MHGKEAVRALMAKEYVQPPTFTMRELVAEGDYVVALGDIESRDDAGKPVRNAYSDVWRLRDGKLAELRAFVIPVGAAS, from the coding sequence CTGCATGGTAAGGAGGCCGTGCGCGCCCTGATGGCGAAGGAATACGTGCAGCCACCCACGTTCACCATGCGCGAACTGGTGGCCGAAGGCGATTACGTGGTGGCGCTCGGCGACATCGAAAGCCGGGACGATGCGGGCAAGCCGGTGCGAAACGCCTACAGCGACGTGTGGCGCCTGCGCGATGGCAAGCTGGCCGAGCTCAGGGCGTTTGTCATCCCGGTCGGCGCGGCCAGCTGA
- the paaA gene encoding 1,2-phenylacetyl-CoA epoxidase subunit PaaA, with amino-acid sequence MYAQMVETGLKNVQTAESMSEQERAFQARIDDGIRIEPKDWMPEAYRKTLIRQISQHAHSEIVGQLPEGNWVTRAPTLKRKSILLAKIQDEAGHGLYLYSAAETLGVSRDELLQALHSGKAKYSSIFNYPTLSWADMGAIGWLVDGSAIINQIPLCRCSYGPYARAMIRVCKEESFHARQGYDIMLALCNGTPEQKAMAQDALNRWWWPSLMMFGPSDAHSVNSAQSSQWRIKLFSNDELRQRMVDQTVPQAEFLGLTIPDPDLKWNEERGHYDFGEIDWQEFHDVLKGNGPCNRERLRTRVKAWDDGAWFREALVAHADKAAAKTQEAA; translated from the coding sequence ATGTATGCGCAGATGGTGGAGACGGGGCTGAAGAACGTGCAGACGGCCGAATCGATGAGCGAGCAGGAGCGCGCCTTCCAGGCGCGCATCGACGACGGCATCAGGATCGAGCCGAAGGACTGGATGCCGGAGGCGTATCGCAAGACGCTGATCCGCCAGATTTCCCAGCATGCCCACTCGGAAATCGTGGGGCAGCTGCCGGAGGGGAACTGGGTCACGCGCGCCCCCACGCTCAAGCGCAAGTCGATCCTGCTGGCAAAGATCCAGGATGAAGCGGGCCATGGCCTGTACCTGTACAGCGCGGCCGAAACGCTGGGCGTGTCGCGCGACGAGCTGCTGCAGGCCCTGCATTCCGGCAAGGCCAAGTATTCGAGCATCTTCAACTACCCCACGCTGTCGTGGGCTGACATGGGCGCCATCGGTTGGCTTGTCGACGGTTCCGCGATCATCAACCAGATCCCGCTGTGCCGCTGCTCGTATGGCCCGTATGCGCGGGCGATGATCCGCGTCTGCAAGGAAGAATCGTTCCACGCCCGGCAGGGCTACGACATCATGCTGGCCCTGTGCAACGGCACCCCGGAACAGAAGGCGATGGCGCAGGATGCGCTGAACCGCTGGTGGTGGCCGTCGCTGATGATGTTCGGCCCGTCGGACGCGCACTCCGTCAACAGCGCGCAATCGTCGCAATGGCGCATCAAGCTGTTTTCCAACGACGAGCTGCGCCAGCGCATGGTCGACCAGACCGTGCCGCAGGCCGAATTCCTGGGCCTGACGATTCCCGACCCCGACCTGAAGTGGAACGAGGAGCGCGGTCATTACGATTTCGGCGAGATCGACTGGCAGGAATTCCACGACGTTTTAAAGGGCAACGGCCCGTGCAACCGCGAGCGCCTGCGCACGCGCGTCAAGGCCTGGGACGATGGCGCGTGGTTCCGCGAAGCGCTGGTGGCGCATGCGGACAAAGCGGCAGCCAAAACACAAGAAGCAGCGTGA
- the paaX gene encoding phenylacetic acid degradation operon negative regulatory protein PaaX: protein MNNDLTNASLNKWIDRFLADEPPRSKSLVMTVFGDAIVPHGGLAWLGSLIDLLAPFGVNDRLLRTSVFRLAQEGWLVSQRDGRRSHYTITPEAAQRFARAFRRVYAAPHVHWQGSWTFVLGTNGITPAERAALRKELLWEGYSVVAQGIAGHPAGDAEALDDLLGRLGMRGKVYVVQAAQLPGVQGKPLADLVAEGWDLREVAAGYERFIGTFAPLRALLADGVTPERAFVVRTLLIHAYRRVQLHDPQLPVELLPEPWPGAAAYELARALYLLTFAPAEEHVLEALRREQADVPDAEPAFFERFGGLR from the coding sequence ATGAACAATGATTTGACCAATGCAAGCTTGAACAAGTGGATCGACCGTTTCCTGGCCGACGAACCGCCCCGCTCGAAATCGCTGGTGATGACGGTCTTCGGCGACGCGATCGTGCCGCACGGCGGCCTGGCCTGGCTGGGCAGCCTGATCGACCTGCTGGCGCCGTTCGGCGTGAACGACCGGCTGCTGCGCACGTCCGTGTTCCGGCTGGCGCAGGAAGGCTGGCTCGTATCGCAGCGCGATGGCCGGCGCAGCCACTACACGATCACGCCCGAGGCGGCGCAACGCTTCGCCCGCGCGTTCCGGCGTGTGTACGCGGCGCCTCACGTGCACTGGCAAGGCAGCTGGACATTCGTGCTGGGCACGAACGGCATCACACCGGCCGAGCGTGCGGCGCTGCGCAAGGAATTGCTGTGGGAAGGCTACAGCGTGGTGGCGCAGGGCATCGCCGGGCACCCCGCCGGCGATGCCGAGGCGCTGGACGACTTACTGGGCCGGCTGGGCATGCGCGGCAAGGTCTACGTGGTGCAGGCGGCGCAGTTGCCAGGCGTGCAGGGCAAGCCGCTGGCGGACCTGGTGGCCGAAGGATGGGACTTGCGGGAAGTGGCGGCCGGCTACGAGCGTTTCATCGGCACGTTCGCGCCGCTGCGCGCCCTGCTGGCCGACGGCGTGACGCCAGAGCGGGCCTTTGTCGTGCGCACGCTGCTGATCCACGCCTACCGGCGCGTGCAGCTGCACGATCCCCAGTTGCCCGTGGAGCTGCTGCCCGAGCCGTGGCCCGGGGCCGCTGCCTACGAGCTGGCGCGCGCGCTGTATCTGCTCACGTTTGCGCCGGCCGAGGAGCATGTGCTGGAGGCATTGCGGCGGGAGCAGGCGGACGTACCCGATGCGGAACCGGCATTCTTTGAACGGTTTGGCGGGTTGCGGTAG
- a CDS encoding aminotransferase-like domain-containing protein, protein MSQLRTIQDEHLPIWLPRLAMHGGPRFLQIADALQAAVADGSLSPGDRLPPQRHLAAQLGVDLTTITRAYDEARRRNLLEGRGARGTYVAAPKVELTAILDLSMNTPPPPDGVDFDDMLKQGLSQVLMRADNGPLMTYHLGGGSDADRKAGARWLEPMFGQFDAGQLLVCPGAQAAIAALILALTEPGDVILAEPTTYPGLRAAATQFGRHIVAVEADKHGMVPGMLEQACHQHKPGLVYLNPTLQNPTAATMPERRRKELAGIAKRCNLRIVEDDPYWLLADAPPPPIATFAPEQVVYISTLSKCLTPGLRVAFVVIRNPHERERFLVALRSFALMAAPLTAALATQWIVDGSADRLMEGVRTEARLRHRMARHILAGRYSGVGDGLHAWLELPAYWNTSQFARAAGSEGIAVTPAEAFATGSTTVNAVRISLGSIQDRGRLQAGLQRLSDLLARRPEPFSAAVV, encoded by the coding sequence ATGTCGCAGTTGAGAACCATACAAGATGAGCATTTGCCAATCTGGCTACCGCGTTTGGCCATGCACGGCGGGCCACGGTTCCTGCAGATCGCGGATGCGTTGCAGGCGGCGGTGGCGGATGGATCGCTGAGCCCCGGTGATCGCCTGCCTCCGCAGCGCCACCTGGCAGCACAGCTGGGCGTCGACCTGACGACGATCACGCGCGCCTATGATGAAGCGAGACGGCGCAATTTGCTGGAAGGCCGCGGCGCCCGCGGCACTTATGTCGCGGCGCCGAAGGTCGAATTGACCGCGATCCTCGACCTGAGCATGAATACCCCGCCACCGCCGGATGGCGTGGACTTCGACGACATGCTGAAACAGGGTTTGTCCCAGGTACTGATGCGGGCAGACAATGGACCGCTGATGACTTACCACCTGGGCGGGGGAAGCGACGCCGATCGCAAGGCGGGTGCCAGATGGCTCGAACCGATGTTTGGCCAGTTCGATGCCGGGCAGCTCCTTGTCTGTCCGGGGGCGCAAGCGGCGATTGCCGCATTGATCCTGGCGCTGACGGAGCCGGGCGACGTTATCCTGGCCGAGCCAACGACGTATCCCGGCTTGCGTGCCGCGGCGACCCAGTTCGGCCGGCACATCGTGGCGGTGGAAGCGGACAAGCACGGAATGGTGCCCGGGATGCTCGAGCAGGCGTGCCACCAGCACAAGCCCGGGCTGGTCTACCTCAATCCGACATTACAGAATCCGACCGCCGCCACCATGCCGGAACGCCGGCGCAAGGAGCTCGCCGGCATCGCGAAGCGCTGCAATCTACGCATCGTCGAAGACGATCCCTACTGGCTCCTTGCCGATGCCCCGCCACCGCCCATCGCCACGTTTGCCCCGGAACAGGTGGTCTACATCTCGACCCTGTCGAAATGCCTGACGCCCGGCTTGCGTGTCGCCTTCGTCGTCATCCGCAACCCGCACGAACGGGAACGGTTCCTGGTTGCGCTCAGATCGTTCGCGCTGATGGCCGCGCCGCTGACGGCCGCATTGGCCACCCAGTGGATCGTCGACGGTTCGGCTGACCGATTGATGGAAGGCGTGCGCACCGAAGCGCGCCTGCGCCACCGGATGGCCCGGCATATCCTGGCGGGGCGGTACAGCGGCGTCGGAGACGGCCTGCACGCATGGCTCGAGTTGCCGGCTTACTGGAACACTTCACAGTTTGCCCGTGCTGCTGGCAGTGAGGGCATCGCGGTCACGCCGGCGGAGGCCTTTGCAACCGGCAGCACGACCGTGAATGCGGTGCGGATCTCCCTGGGCAGTATCCAGGACCGTGGACGCTTGCAGGCGGGTCTTCAACGGCTGTCGGATCTGCTTGCACGGCGGCCCGAGCCGTTCAGCGCTGCCGTGGTTTGA
- a CDS encoding nuclear transport factor 2 family protein, producing MSDANKRVLQQANAAVSAGDNEGFLSFCTDDIVWSTVGVKPCMVRRPCAP from the coding sequence ATGTCCGATGCGAACAAGCGTGTCCTGCAACAGGCGAATGCGGCGGTGTCCGCCGGCGACAATGAAGGCTTCCTGTCGTTCTGCACGGACGATATCGTCTGGTCCACCGTGGGGGTGAAACCCTGCATGGTAAGGAGGCCGTGCGCGCCCTGA
- a CDS encoding alkaline phosphatase D family protein — MTSSISRRRFLSQSGVLAGSSALGGSLLLQGCGGSSTSVGVSENERPKMPSGIQFGDITDNKAIIWGRSDRNAQMIVEYDTSERFANASRIVGPYASAATDFTTRVDLSGLPAGQTVFVRVRYVDPDNARIESETLSGQFRTTPADGSRAVRFHWSGDQCGQGWGINTAFGGMKIYEAMRKRDPDFFVHNGDTVYADGPILAEVKAENGQVWRNVVTEEVSKVAETLKEFRGRHAYNLMDENYRRFAAQVPQVWQWDDHEVTNNYSDAKNLSGDARYTEKSIATLTARGRQAFLEYAPMRYYKQSEPQRIYRTISHGPLLDVFVVDMRSYRGPNSTNLQTAEDASSSFLGLEQVEWLIAGLKASTATWKVISADMPIGLNVGDGKDGQGNALWEAVANGNDGVPLGREIEMARLLSSIKAVPNVVWITTDVHYCAAHYYDPAKALFTNFSPFWEFVAGPMNAGSFGPGVLDRTFGPSVVFSKAPPIQASSPFAGYQFFGEVNIDPRTKAMTVELFNLDGVSQFAQTLPAVGT; from the coding sequence ATGACATCATCCATTTCGCGCCGCCGTTTCCTTTCCCAAAGCGGCGTCCTGGCGGGCAGTTCGGCACTGGGCGGTTCCCTGCTGCTGCAAGGTTGCGGGGGCAGCAGCACGTCTGTGGGCGTCAGCGAAAACGAGCGGCCGAAAATGCCGTCGGGCATACAGTTCGGCGACATCACGGACAACAAGGCGATCATCTGGGGCCGCAGCGACCGCAATGCGCAAATGATCGTCGAATACGATACGAGCGAGCGCTTTGCCAATGCCAGCCGCATCGTCGGCCCGTATGCCAGCGCGGCCACCGATTTCACCACCCGTGTCGACCTGAGCGGCTTGCCGGCCGGGCAAACGGTGTTCGTGCGCGTGCGCTACGTGGATCCCGACAATGCAAGGATCGAAAGCGAAACCCTGTCGGGGCAATTCAGGACCACGCCCGCCGATGGCAGCAGGGCCGTGCGCTTCCACTGGAGCGGCGACCAGTGCGGCCAGGGCTGGGGCATCAACACCGCTTTCGGCGGCATGAAGATCTACGAGGCGATGCGCAAGCGCGACCCGGATTTCTTTGTCCACAACGGCGACACGGTCTATGCCGACGGCCCGATCCTGGCCGAAGTGAAGGCGGAAAACGGCCAGGTCTGGCGCAACGTCGTCACGGAAGAAGTCAGCAAGGTCGCGGAAACGCTGAAGGAATTCCGCGGCCGCCATGCGTACAACCTGATGGACGAAAACTACCGCAGGTTCGCCGCCCAGGTGCCGCAGGTATGGCAGTGGGACGATCACGAAGTGACGAACAACTACAGCGACGCCAAGAACCTGTCGGGCGACGCGCGCTACACGGAAAAAAGCATCGCCACGCTCACGGCCCGCGGCCGCCAGGCCTTCCTCGAATATGCGCCGATGCGCTACTACAAGCAAAGCGAGCCGCAGCGCATCTACCGCACCATCTCGCACGGCCCGCTACTCGACGTGTTCGTGGTGGACATGCGCAGCTACCGCGGCCCGAACAGCACCAACCTGCAAACCGCCGAAGACGCCAGCTCGTCCTTCCTGGGTCTCGAGCAGGTCGAATGGCTGATCGCCGGGCTGAAGGCTTCGACCGCGACCTGGAAAGTCATCTCCGCCGACATGCCCATCGGCCTGAACGTGGGCGACGGCAAGGATGGCCAGGGCAACGCACTGTGGGAAGCGGTTGCGAACGGCAACGACGGCGTGCCGCTCGGCCGTGAAATCGAAATGGCCCGCCTGCTCAGCAGTATCAAGGCCGTGCCCAATGTGGTCTGGATCACTACCGACGTGCACTACTGCGCCGCCCACTATTATGACCCCGCCAAGGCCCTGTTCACGAACTTCTCGCCGTTCTGGGAATTCGTTGCCGGCCCGATGAATGCCGGCAGCTTCGGCCCTGGGGTGCTCGACCGGACCTTCGGCCCGAGCGTGGTCTTCTCGAAGGCGCCGCCGATCCAGGCGTCGTCGCCGTTCGCCGGCTACCAGTTCTTCGGGGAAGTGAACATCGACCCGCGCACAAAAGCGATGACGGTCGAACTGTTCAACCTCGATGGCGTATCGCAGTTTGCGCAGACGCTCCCGGCGGTGGGCACCTGA
- a CDS encoding aquaporin: MAIAKRLAAEFIGTALLLAIGSGAGIAAQRLAGGDAAMALLVSAAVGATGLAVLILTFGNISGGLFNPVLTLSEAWRGNLRADYVAPYIAVQSLGAVAGVAAVHAMYGLDLMMATPHVRTGTGLWLGEFVATFGMLCVFIGCGRARPVVAPFAVSAYVMVACWFSSSSAFMNPALTLAKAIGQAGALRLADAPAFVLAQLAGAGAATALFIWLHGTARRAVRT; encoded by the coding sequence ATGGCGATTGCAAAACGTCTGGCGGCTGAATTCATCGGCACGGCCCTGCTGCTGGCAATCGGCAGTGGCGCGGGCATTGCCGCGCAGCGCCTTGCCGGAGGCGATGCCGCGATGGCGCTGCTGGTCAGCGCGGCGGTCGGCGCGACCGGGCTGGCCGTGCTGATCCTCACGTTCGGCAATATCTCCGGCGGCCTGTTCAACCCGGTGCTCACGCTGTCCGAGGCATGGCGCGGCAACCTGCGTGCCGACTATGTGGCGCCGTATATCGCGGTGCAATCGCTGGGTGCCGTGGCCGGCGTCGCGGCCGTGCACGCCATGTATGGGCTGGACCTGATGATGGCCACGCCGCATGTCCGCACCGGCACCGGCCTGTGGCTGGGCGAGTTCGTTGCCACCTTCGGCATGCTGTGCGTGTTCATCGGCTGCGGCCGGGCCCGGCCCGTGGTGGCGCCGTTCGCCGTGTCGGCCTATGTGATGGTGGCCTGCTGGTTCAGTTCTTCCTCGGCGTTCATGAACCCGGCACTGACCCTGGCCAAGGCGATCGGCCAGGCCGGCGCGCTGCGCCTGGCCGATGCCCCGGCCTTCGTGCTGGCGCAACTGGCCGGCGCCGGCGCCGCGACGGCCCTCTTTATCTGGCTGCACGGCACGGCGCGCCGCGCGGTGCGCACCTGA
- a CDS encoding low molecular weight protein tyrosine phosphatase family protein, whose protein sequence is MKNALFICSQNRLRSPTAEQVFASWPGVETDSAGLGGDATVPLSSEQIAWADIIFVMEKAHRTRLSSRFKRYLNGKRVICLDIPDDYDYMQPELVAILEIKAGKFLRGST, encoded by the coding sequence ATGAAAAACGCACTCTTCATCTGCAGCCAGAACCGGTTGCGAAGCCCTACCGCCGAGCAAGTGTTTGCAAGCTGGCCAGGTGTCGAAACGGATTCCGCAGGGCTGGGCGGAGACGCGACGGTACCGCTGTCGTCGGAACAGATTGCATGGGCCGACATCATCTTCGTGATGGAAAAAGCCCACCGGACCCGGCTCTCATCCCGATTCAAACGGTATCTGAATGGGAAACGTGTCATTTGCCTGGATATACCGGACGACTATGACTACATGCAGCCCGAACTTGTCGCGATCCTCGAGATCAAAGCCGGCAAGTTCTTGCGTGGATCCACTTGA